In Gemmatimonadales bacterium, the DNA window CGGCCGGATAGTCGCGCCGGCAGGCGTGCTGGCAGGCCGAGAGGACGAAGCAGCGCCCCTCGCGAGCGATGTGGCGCATGCTGGAGGCCCAGATCTCGCGATCATCAACGGTTGGTGCGCAGTACAGTTGGATACCCTGGGCATACATGGCGGTTCGCAGCAGGGGCATGTAGTTCTCCCAGCAGATGACCGCCCCGAGTTTGCCGAGGGTGGTGTCGAGCACACCGAGAGTCGAGCCGTCGCCGAAACCCCAGATGATTCGCTCCATCGCGGTGGGCATCAGCTTCCGATGCCGGCCAAGCATGACACCCTCTGCCGAGAAGTAGAGTGCAGTGCAGTAGAGCGTGCCCCCGTCCCGCTCGATGACCCCGACCACCAGGATGACACCGTGCTGACCCGCTGCGCTGGCCAGGATCTCGGTCACGGGACCGGGCACGTCGATCGCGGCATCCCAGTACCGACTGAACAGTTCCCGTCCGGCATCCGAGCGCATGCCCACCCGCGCCCCGAAATCGACGCCCTTGGGATACCCGCCGATGAAGGCCTCGGGAAGGACGACGAGTTGGGCCCCTTGGCGAGCCGCCTCCGCTACCC includes these proteins:
- a CDS encoding nitrilase; its protein translation is MSIVRAAVVQEAPQAFELGPTLDRFEARVAEAARQGAQLVVLPEAFIGGYPKGVDFGARVGMRSDAGRELFSRYWDAAIDVPGPVTEILASAAGQHGVILVVGVIERDGGTLYCTALYFSAEGVMLGRHRKLMPTAMERIIWGFGDGSTLGVLDTTLGKLGAVICWENYMPLLRTAMYAQGIQLYCAPTVDDREIWASSMRHIAREGRCFVLSACQHACRRDYPADYAPIQGEDPGVRLIRGGSLIVDPMGTVLAGPVYDESTVLVADLDLGLITKGKYDFDPVGHYARPDIFSLTVDTGPQAPVRFSQGSRS